The following coding sequences lie in one Lolium perenne isolate Kyuss_39 chromosome 2, Kyuss_2.0, whole genome shotgun sequence genomic window:
- the LOC127334934 gene encoding regulator of nonsense transcripts UPF3 isoform X2, with translation MKDPAHRTKVVLRRLPPAISQQAVVDQVDARFAGRYDWACFRAGNASQKNHRYSRLYLNFKSPEDVVEFAEFFNNHVFVNEKGAQFKALVEYAPSQQVPKSNIKKDARQGTITKDPEYLEFLELISKPTEHLPSAEIQLERKEAERAAAGKEPPVVTPLMVYVRQQRAAKSMAQRSVSSRLSRKVSGVVTSSSSPSKRASERRRASTSSYVVRENAKEKPTYILAPKRDDHTREKIIAGTSDGASGGPSGSPQVIDGKKDKIVLLKGRARVDSNQSLPPSRNTPPSSSRQDQRHEASGRIIKTILSNKEGRHGIASQHEQEGHMVNADKDKRPPRVPNSRSIVKDQIIENAEKSHYDDKLNHVHGSGPIGEKIERQARNRDRPDRGVWAPRRYDKSATGGSTQASSSEFQLMQSHSEDNFAQQADGHGERKIDTRSPGGRGGLVENGNRHGNRRGPPRGLKEMEISPITSDGKPPKRGPASYGAHERQVWVQKSSSGS, from the exons ATGAAGGACCCGGCGCACCGCACCAAGGTGGTGCTCCGCCGGCTGCCGCCGGCGATTTCGCAGCAGGCCGTCGTGGACCAGGTCGACGCGCGCTTCGCCGGCCGCTACGATTGGGCTTGCTTCCGCGCCGGGAATGCCAG CCAAAAGAATCATCGATATTCTCGTCTCTACCTCAACTTCAAGAGCCCAGAAGATGTTGTTGAGTTTGCTGAGTTCTTCAACAATCATGTATTTgtgaatgaaaagg GTGCTCAATTTAAAGCTCTTGTGGAATATGCACCATCACAACAGGTTCCGAAGTCAAATATCAAAAAAGATGCTCGTCAGGGAACTATAACAAAAG ATCCAGAATACTTGGAGTTTCTTGAGCTTATATCAAAGCCTACTGAACATTTGCCAAGTGCTGAAATTCAGCTTGAAAGGAAAGAAGCTGAAAGAGCAG CTGCTGGAAAGGAGCCACCAGTTGTTACACCTCTCATGGTTTATGTTCGTCAGCAAAGGGCAGCTAAGAGTATGGCTCAG AGGTCTGTAAGCAGTAGACTAAGCAGAAAAGTTTCAGGTGTGGTAACTAGCAGTTCTAGTCCTTCTAAAAGGGCCTCTGAAAGGCGCAGGGCATCCACTTCATCG tatgttgtgcgagaaaatGCTAAGGAGAAGCCAACTTACATCTTAGCGCCGAAGAGAGATGATCATACAAGAGAGAAAATTATTGCTGGAACTTCAG ATGGTGCAAGTGGAGGGCCATCTGGGTCTCCTCAGGTTATTGatggtaaaaaagacaaaattgtaCTTTTGAAAGGGCGAGCAAGGGTTGATTCCAAT CAGTCTCTGCCTCCTTCGAGAAATACGCCCCCATCAAGTTCTAGACAAGACCAgcgccatgaggccagtggcagaaTTATTAAGACTATACTTTCAAACAAGGAAGGACGCCATGGAATAGCATCCCAACATGAGCAAGAAGGTCACATGGTTAATGCTGACAAGGATAAGCGTCCACCACGGGTTCCGAATTCGCGTTCCATTGTGAAAGATCAGATTATTGAAAATGCTGAGAAAAGCCACTATGATGACAAGCTTAATCATGTGCATGGTTCTGGACCTATCGGTGAGAAGATTGAAAGGCAGGCCAGAAATAGAGATAGGCCTGACCGTGGTGTATGGGCCCCTCGTCGCTATGATAAGTCTGCAACAGGAGGTAGTACGCAAGCCTCATCGTCTGAGTTCCAGCTAATGCAGTCACATTCTGAGGACAATTTCGCTCAGCAAGCAGATG GCCATGGAGAGAGAAAAATAGACACAAGGAGTCCTGGTGGCCGTGGAGGCCTTGTGGAGAATG GAAACAGGCATGGCAACCGCCGTGGTCCGCCACGTGGGCTGAAGGAGATGGAGATCTCTCCTATTACATCTGATGGAAAACCTCCGAAGAGGGGCCCTGCTAGCTATGGGGCTCATGAG AGACAAGTATGGGTTCAAAAGTCAAGTTCAGGATCGTGA
- the LOC127334934 gene encoding regulator of nonsense transcripts UPF3 isoform X1, producing the protein MKDPAHRTKVVLRRLPPAISQQAVVDQVDARFAGRYDWACFRAGNASQKNHRYSRLYLNFKSPEDVVEFAEFFNNHVFVNEKGAQFKALVEYAPSQQVPKSNIKKDARQGTITKDPEYLEFLELISKPTEHLPSAEIQLERKEAERAAAGKEPPVVTPLMVYVRQQRAAKSMAQRSVSSRLSRKVSGVVTSSSSPSKRASERRRASTSSYVVRENAKEKPTYILAPKRDDHTREKIIAGTSDGASGGPSGSPQVIDGKKDKIVLLKGRARVDSNISDSSTPQQSLPPSRNTPPSSSRQDQRHEASGRIIKTILSNKEGRHGIASQHEQEGHMVNADKDKRPPRVPNSRSIVKDQIIENAEKSHYDDKLNHVHGSGPIGEKIERQARNRDRPDRGVWAPRRYDKSATGGSTQASSSEFQLMQSHSEDNFAQQADGHGERKIDTRSPGGRGGLVENGNRHGNRRGPPRGLKEMEISPITSDGKPPKRGPASYGAHERQVWVQKSSSGS; encoded by the exons ATGAAGGACCCGGCGCACCGCACCAAGGTGGTGCTCCGCCGGCTGCCGCCGGCGATTTCGCAGCAGGCCGTCGTGGACCAGGTCGACGCGCGCTTCGCCGGCCGCTACGATTGGGCTTGCTTCCGCGCCGGGAATGCCAG CCAAAAGAATCATCGATATTCTCGTCTCTACCTCAACTTCAAGAGCCCAGAAGATGTTGTTGAGTTTGCTGAGTTCTTCAACAATCATGTATTTgtgaatgaaaagg GTGCTCAATTTAAAGCTCTTGTGGAATATGCACCATCACAACAGGTTCCGAAGTCAAATATCAAAAAAGATGCTCGTCAGGGAACTATAACAAAAG ATCCAGAATACTTGGAGTTTCTTGAGCTTATATCAAAGCCTACTGAACATTTGCCAAGTGCTGAAATTCAGCTTGAAAGGAAAGAAGCTGAAAGAGCAG CTGCTGGAAAGGAGCCACCAGTTGTTACACCTCTCATGGTTTATGTTCGTCAGCAAAGGGCAGCTAAGAGTATGGCTCAG AGGTCTGTAAGCAGTAGACTAAGCAGAAAAGTTTCAGGTGTGGTAACTAGCAGTTCTAGTCCTTCTAAAAGGGCCTCTGAAAGGCGCAGGGCATCCACTTCATCG tatgttgtgcgagaaaatGCTAAGGAGAAGCCAACTTACATCTTAGCGCCGAAGAGAGATGATCATACAAGAGAGAAAATTATTGCTGGAACTTCAG ATGGTGCAAGTGGAGGGCCATCTGGGTCTCCTCAGGTTATTGatggtaaaaaagacaaaattgtaCTTTTGAAAGGGCGAGCAAGGGTTGATTCCAAT ATATCTGATAGCTCAACTCCGCAGCAGTCTCTGCCTCCTTCGAGAAATACGCCCCCATCAAGTTCTAGACAAGACCAgcgccatgaggccagtggcagaaTTATTAAGACTATACTTTCAAACAAGGAAGGACGCCATGGAATAGCATCCCAACATGAGCAAGAAGGTCACATGGTTAATGCTGACAAGGATAAGCGTCCACCACGGGTTCCGAATTCGCGTTCCATTGTGAAAGATCAGATTATTGAAAATGCTGAGAAAAGCCACTATGATGACAAGCTTAATCATGTGCATGGTTCTGGACCTATCGGTGAGAAGATTGAAAGGCAGGCCAGAAATAGAGATAGGCCTGACCGTGGTGTATGGGCCCCTCGTCGCTATGATAAGTCTGCAACAGGAGGTAGTACGCAAGCCTCATCGTCTGAGTTCCAGCTAATGCAGTCACATTCTGAGGACAATTTCGCTCAGCAAGCAGATG GCCATGGAGAGAGAAAAATAGACACAAGGAGTCCTGGTGGCCGTGGAGGCCTTGTGGAGAATG GAAACAGGCATGGCAACCGCCGTGGTCCGCCACGTGGGCTGAAGGAGATGGAGATCTCTCCTATTACATCTGATGGAAAACCTCCGAAGAGGGGCCCTGCTAGCTATGGGGCTCATGAG AGACAAGTATGGGTTCAAAAGTCAAGTTCAGGATCGTGA
- the LOC127334934 gene encoding regulator of nonsense transcripts UPF3 isoform X3 yields MKDPAHRTKVVLRRLPPAISQQAVVDQVDARFAGRYDWACFRAGNASQKNHRYSRLYLNFKSPEDVVEFAEFFNNHVFVNEKGAQFKALVEYAPSQQVPKSNIKKDARQGTITKDPEYLEFLELISKPTEHLPSAEIQLERKEAERAAAGKEPPVVTPLMVYVRQQRAAKSMAQRSVSSRLSRKVSGVVTSSSSPSKRASERRRASTSSYVVRENAKEKPTYILAPKRDDHTREKIIAGTSDGASGGPSGSPQVIDGKKDKIVLLKGRARVDSNSLPPSRNTPPSSSRQDQRHEASGRIIKTILSNKEGRHGIASQHEQEGHMVNADKDKRPPRVPNSRSIVKDQIIENAEKSHYDDKLNHVHGSGPIGEKIERQARNRDRPDRGVWAPRRYDKSATGGSTQASSSEFQLMQSHSEDNFAQQADGHGERKIDTRSPGGRGGLVENGNRHGNRRGPPRGLKEMEISPITSDGKPPKRGPASYGAHERQVWVQKSSSGS; encoded by the exons ATGAAGGACCCGGCGCACCGCACCAAGGTGGTGCTCCGCCGGCTGCCGCCGGCGATTTCGCAGCAGGCCGTCGTGGACCAGGTCGACGCGCGCTTCGCCGGCCGCTACGATTGGGCTTGCTTCCGCGCCGGGAATGCCAG CCAAAAGAATCATCGATATTCTCGTCTCTACCTCAACTTCAAGAGCCCAGAAGATGTTGTTGAGTTTGCTGAGTTCTTCAACAATCATGTATTTgtgaatgaaaagg GTGCTCAATTTAAAGCTCTTGTGGAATATGCACCATCACAACAGGTTCCGAAGTCAAATATCAAAAAAGATGCTCGTCAGGGAACTATAACAAAAG ATCCAGAATACTTGGAGTTTCTTGAGCTTATATCAAAGCCTACTGAACATTTGCCAAGTGCTGAAATTCAGCTTGAAAGGAAAGAAGCTGAAAGAGCAG CTGCTGGAAAGGAGCCACCAGTTGTTACACCTCTCATGGTTTATGTTCGTCAGCAAAGGGCAGCTAAGAGTATGGCTCAG AGGTCTGTAAGCAGTAGACTAAGCAGAAAAGTTTCAGGTGTGGTAACTAGCAGTTCTAGTCCTTCTAAAAGGGCCTCTGAAAGGCGCAGGGCATCCACTTCATCG tatgttgtgcgagaaaatGCTAAGGAGAAGCCAACTTACATCTTAGCGCCGAAGAGAGATGATCATACAAGAGAGAAAATTATTGCTGGAACTTCAG ATGGTGCAAGTGGAGGGCCATCTGGGTCTCCTCAGGTTATTGatggtaaaaaagacaaaattgtaCTTTTGAAAGGGCGAGCAAGGGTTGATTCCAAT TCTCTGCCTCCTTCGAGAAATACGCCCCCATCAAGTTCTAGACAAGACCAgcgccatgaggccagtggcagaaTTATTAAGACTATACTTTCAAACAAGGAAGGACGCCATGGAATAGCATCCCAACATGAGCAAGAAGGTCACATGGTTAATGCTGACAAGGATAAGCGTCCACCACGGGTTCCGAATTCGCGTTCCATTGTGAAAGATCAGATTATTGAAAATGCTGAGAAAAGCCACTATGATGACAAGCTTAATCATGTGCATGGTTCTGGACCTATCGGTGAGAAGATTGAAAGGCAGGCCAGAAATAGAGATAGGCCTGACCGTGGTGTATGGGCCCCTCGTCGCTATGATAAGTCTGCAACAGGAGGTAGTACGCAAGCCTCATCGTCTGAGTTCCAGCTAATGCAGTCACATTCTGAGGACAATTTCGCTCAGCAAGCAGATG GCCATGGAGAGAGAAAAATAGACACAAGGAGTCCTGGTGGCCGTGGAGGCCTTGTGGAGAATG GAAACAGGCATGGCAACCGCCGTGGTCCGCCACGTGGGCTGAAGGAGATGGAGATCTCTCCTATTACATCTGATGGAAAACCTCCGAAGAGGGGCCCTGCTAGCTATGGGGCTCATGAG AGACAAGTATGGGTTCAAAAGTCAAGTTCAGGATCGTGA